A genome region from Coffea arabica cultivar ET-39 chromosome 7e, Coffea Arabica ET-39 HiFi, whole genome shotgun sequence includes the following:
- the LOC113701576 gene encoding uncharacterized protein, with translation MGGQDKPPGPGLEPDIQPLLNASKYFLCHRNFSQSLKYADKAQQSNPNHPGPPQILAISTVLSATPSSTRPEQPEWYLIINLPRFTQDQNLIRTRCASLVNLLNPDTNPYPFAAEARDWVVKAESVLSDPDAKAQYDNGLKMTQKNVGNGGGTFWTLCPYCYFMYEYEKMYVDCVLRCQNSKCRRAFTAVAVAASAAPPPEVLEEGKYTCYGFSPLGSNNGSGGDSGEERGKSWWAPFVSMGQYPGPVRADEEKVDVRTNVDSRSEKSNGFIEISDDETAGKEKIERGGQGNGVNDGKVVMKRKKMAAIGKKKLMGKGIRVVGNHSLSAEGGEGIGFKAGGNEANANTSPGNEANANTSGGITEGCNEEELEFCAGDDDIFVAVNPCADLGCEKLRN, from the coding sequence ATGGGCGGCCAGGATAAACCCCCAGGACCCGGACTCGAACCCGACATACAGCCATTACTGAACGCCTCCAAATACTTCCTCTGTCACCGGAACTTTTCCCAGAGCTTGAAATACGCGGACAAAGCCCAGCAATCCAATCCAAACCACCCTGGTCCGCCCCAAATCCTCGCTATATCCACTGTTCTCTCGGCGACTCCGTCCTCGACCCGACCCGAACAGCCAGAATGGTACTTAATCATCAACCTCCCTCGTTTTACTCAAGACCAGAATCTGATTCGGACCCGTTGTGCTTCGCTCGTCAACCTCTTAAACCCTGACACAAACCCTTACCCATTTGCAGCCGAAGCCCGTGATTGGGTTGTCAAAGCAGAATCTGTTTTGTCTGACCCGGACGCGAAAGCCCAGTATGATAACGGATTGAAAATGACGCAAAAAAATGTTGGAAATGGCGGCGGAACTTTTTGGACTTTGTGTCCGTACTGTTACTTTATGTATGAGTACGAGAAAATGTATGTGGATTGTGTCCTGAGGTGTCAGAATTCCAAATGCAGGAGGGCTTTCACGGCGGTGGCCGTTGCTGCTTCAGCGGCGCCGCCACCGGAGGTGCTGGAGGAAGGAAAGTATACCTGTTATGGGTTTTCGCCGCTGGGTTCTAACAATGGAAGTGGTGGTGATTCTGGtgaagagagagggaaaagtTGGTGGGCTCCATTTGTATCCATGGGTCAATATCCGGGTCCAGTTCGGGCCGATGAGGAAAAGGTGGATGTGAGGACTAATGTGGACTCAAGGAGTGAAAAGAGTAATGGGtttattgaaatttctgatGATGAAACTGCAGGTAAAGAGAAAATTGAAAGAGGGGGACAGGGAAACGGTGTTAACGATGGGAAGGTGGTGATGAAGAGGAAAAAAATGGCTGCTATAGGGAAGAAGAAATTGATGGGAAAAGGGATTAGAGTTGTTGGGAACCATAGTTTATCAGCGGAGGGTGGTGAAGGAATAGGATTTAAAGCTGGAGGGAACGAAGCAAATGCAAATACAAGTCCAGGGAATGAAGCAAATGCAAATACAAGTGGAGGGATAACGGAAGGCTGTAATGAGGAGgaattggagttttgtgctGGAGATGATGATATTTTTGTTGCTGTGAATCCTTGTGCTGATTTAGGATGTGAAAAGCTTAGGAATTGA